The proteins below are encoded in one region of Clostridium pasteurianum DSM 525 = ATCC 6013:
- a CDS encoding flavin reductase, whose protein sequence is MSKFVEIKPEELNKNTFQIIGKDWTLITAQKDNKVNTMTASWGGFGVMWGKNVAHIVLRPQRYTKEFVDNSSTFSLSFLDKSFKDKLTYLGTVSGRDEDKVTKSNLTVEHSDATPYFEEANLVVICKKLYAQEFKPEFFVETDLDEKWYPDKDYHTLYIAEIQKVLIKE, encoded by the coding sequence ATGAGTAAATTTGTAGAAATTAAACCTGAAGAATTAAACAAAAATACCTTTCAAATTATAGGTAAGGATTGGACTCTTATTACTGCACAAAAGGATAACAAAGTAAATACCATGACTGCATCCTGGGGTGGTTTTGGTGTTATGTGGGGCAAAAATGTAGCTCACATAGTTCTAAGACCTCAACGTTATACTAAAGAATTTGTAGATAACTCCAGTACTTTTTCTCTATCCTTTCTAGACAAAAGTTTTAAAGATAAGCTTACTTATCTTGGAACTGTATCCGGAAGAGATGAAGACAAGGTGACAAAATCCAATTTAACTGTTGAACATTCAGATGCTACACCATATTTTGAAGAAGCTAATCTGGTAGTTATATGCAAAAAATTATATGCTCAAGAATTTAAACCTGAATTCTTCGTTGAAACTGATTTAGATGAAAAATGGTATCCTGATAAAGACTATCATACATTATATATAGCTGAAATTCAAAAGGTACTTATAAAAGAATAA